The segment gacataaggtagaaaaactgaaaatgctacagacttAAGGCAGTAATCCAGATGAGATGAAACGAGTGCCTGTATCACCAACACTCTAGTGGCAGGGGTGAGAAAAGGGGAGCATCTTCTAATACATCATATCCCATAACCCATTTTCTTTACAATGTTGCCAATATGTTTCTCCCATGTTAACTGCTCATCAAGTGTCACACCAAGCAAATTTGTCTCCTGAACCTGTTGAATATCTGAGCCCTGGAGAGATCTGTAAATTACTTACTTCACTCGATCACTGTGGAAGCTTGTTTTCCTGGTCCTAAATGGTGCTCCATTTTCCTCTCccttttcaacaacaaatattcaatattcaataattgtatttgtagtACTGTAGTTGTAAAGAATATGTTTGGATAAGCATTCAAATATTGCAAGTTATATTACCAATTGACCACTAGGTGGCACCATGTCATCAGAATAGGGAAGGCCTGGTCTTGGTGGTTGTTATAGTGTGACTTTTAATTTCTTAATCTCATGCAAAACCAATCTACCATTAGTTCTCCGACTTTGACTGTATACATTCAGACAAAAGACTTACATTTATTAAATAGTGGGTTTTATTCATACCAAGACTATTGTACttttgtgtgtccatgtgtgttctATGTGCACATGATCTGAGGGATATGAGTGTGTTATGTTTTAGTAAAAGTGTACTTTTatatgttttactttgctgGAACAAACCTGCTTTAGACTTGTGTTCTGACTTAAAAGTTATTTGTATATACAACTTCACCTACAGGTTTCTGAGTCTGATGTCATATCCTGCAGGGCACTGGAAAGACCTGGCAGACTTCCCAGCAGCCTCCTGGGGCTGATTCAGCCAGTGTTCCCACCCAGGAATCCTGGACGTCTGAAAGGAAACAGGCCCAACTCTCCCAAGGCCACTATAAGTCAGCCCCCCCCTCTCATCCCAAGTCTCCCCCTTGGCTGAAAAACATCTCCTGGGATgttcttttatgtttttctcaGACAAACTATCttacaaaaaaagacatttttcttACCACACCCTATTTTCACCCTCCCTGTCTTTTGCCCAGCTTCCCATCATAGTCCTGTCTTGCTTCGGCCCTCAGGCAAGTTAACTACTTTACTAGGTAAGGAAGCATCGAATAATGGCCAAGTCCTATTTGCATAAAAACTTTCAGACTTTCATGTTGAAACCAGTGCCTTTTCCACCTTGTCAGAGAGTGTTTGGATTAAAATCTGTATTCTGAGGTCTTGTGGGATGCAGGCAGATTAGAAGACATCCCAAACCAACAGTTAAGGAACATTAGCAATCATTTTTTTATGGCAAAGAATTAAACGCAAAGACACAAAATgattattttggtatttcatttattttataaaaagggAATGCAATTAACAAAATGTCTATGTACCTACATTAGTGTTTCAGATTGTACCGATTTAACACAGGCAGCGTGCTACAGGACACACAAGGCTATTGCACACGAGACATTTCACACAAATTATACATACTGTACAAAATTACATACATACCAtacatacttacatacatacatagttatttcatgtatttataataaaaacatcacagagtCAGGCAACACAATGAAGTGATAGgtacacaaattaaaaacatctcTCCATCAGAAAAAAATGGGGAAACAAACATCACTGAAGCTGCCAAAGTGCTTTTCACAATTTCTACTTGGACATCTAAATGTTACAGTCACTATGAAATATGAAGGAGAGAAGAATTTTAAATGCTTGTTTACAGAAAGAAGGTGATCCTGAACAACAGGAACCGGACAACGAAAAACAGGACTTCCTATGGTTAAAGGAAGTTGCATGTTGAGGGATGTCAGAGAATGAGGATGAAGCTAACCTCCCAGGAGGACAGAAACCAGATATTCTCCCTTTTTGTAGGGAAGGCAGGGGGTCTTTGGAAATATGGGACGTGTATACGTCTTTAGCTGCACAGGGCATATGGCCAGCTAATTACACCAGGATGTTCACAAATAATTCTTGTTCATGTTGCTATGTAAGACTTCACAGTGAAAGTGCCCTGACCTGTTCATCTCTGCTCGTCAACGACTTGGTAATTCAAAATGATGACCAATAATACTGTCAACAATGGAGCGCCTGCCCCAAACACTTCATACATACATTCAGCCTTATTCCCAAAGAGGAAGGCGCACACAGAGACAGCACATTGCTGCTATGTTGCTACAACACTGTCAGGACATTAGTCCCATTTGTCAAAGCTGCTGGACAGCTGTCACTGAGTAGGATTCATCAGTGCCAACTCACTTCAGGAAATGTACTTTCTTGATTAGGCCTTCCTCAACGGAAACGATTAAGATACAAAAGACAACAGTAAAAGCAAGAGGGACAGATTGTGACAACAAACGAGGGAAGAGGTGTTATTGATGGAAGCTATAGATGGAATATAATATACACATCAGTTTACGAATAAGTTAGAATTCATGCATTACATGTATGCAGATTATGTACGTTTGTTGTAGTTAATCAAATAGTTTAAGCAAGGTTATACAGGGAATATATAGACCTGGTTTAGGGAGCACTCACTTATTTGGCTTATTTGGAGCACAGTGCTGAGTAAAGTTGATCAATGTCTCCAATTCTGTGTAgaatgagtgatacatctgtAGGCCTAATGTATTCATATATCTGTGGAGGAGAGTAATGTGGTTAAACCTTGTAACAAGAGTCTCTCAAGTAATCTACAAAGGGAAACTTTGTGAGCTTTGCATTGAGGCAGTTCTTGATAGGCCCAAAAAAGCTCACCATTACTTTGATAATATGCTTtgtatgtttccttttttggcttttaatacaggtTTACATGGtagaaatgaaaagaagaccAGAGGAATATACATGGAAATGGTTTTCAGCTCCATATTAGTCAATGAGAGTACCTATGAAAAagcttttttcacatttcttaaGTTCTCACCTGTGGATTTGATTTCCACTTGAAACATTGGTATTTTACACCCACTGCATGGGTGAACTGATTGAAGGCTGATTAAGAATTCCCACATTTTGATTGCCTCAAGAAGTGTCTGTATTGTAGAATGCATCTCAACAGACAGCTGTGTCACAGCCTTTACAGGCAGCTAAGTTCACCGTGTGCTTGCATTTTTTGTCACGTCTTTGTCTCATCACAGCCTCTACCTTtgatcataaacacacataccttctcacactaacacacactctgatgatTTTGCACCACATCAGACACAGGTTGTACAGTTTTGCATGATAGGTGTGGTCTGATGTTCATGTTTGTTGGTGCAGTGTTCCAGAGAGCTGGAGCTCTTAAGAGGGACCAAACAACGGTCAGCTGGCCGCCCGCTTTGCAGCACCCCCCAGCAGCACAACACTCGCAGAAACTCCTTTCTCATGTCCTTACTGCGCAGCGTGTATATCACAGGATTAAGTGCTGAGTTTAGAGTGGCAAAGCCAAAAAAGATGTCTGCTTTGGAAAGAATTGGGCAGAACTGTATGCTACAGGATGAATCTAGGAGGAGGATGGTGAAAGCAGGCAGCCAGCACATGATGAAGACACCCAGCACTATGGTGACAGTTTTCAAAAGGGCATAGGCTGGTGAGTTGGTTGCCTCCTGGTGGCTGGAGCGTACAATCAAGTAGATCCTCACATAGAGGATAACAATAGAAAGCAGTATAAGACTGAAAATAGTCACAACAAAGAGGATGTATCTCTTTGAGTAGAGCGGCAAAACAGCTGAGCATTCGGGGCGATCGTTGATGCAGTTCCAGCCGATGATAGGAAGTCCTCCGAGGAGGATTGAGGTGACCCAGCATGCAcctattaaaataaacatacgGCATGTCTTTGTGGAGCCATACACCTTGACCTTGGTGATAGCAGAGTAGCGCTCTATTGCTATTGCCAGCAAGCTGAAGACTGAAGCTGCCAGAGCGATGAATGCTGTGCCCTCCCGAATAAACCACTGCACAGGTACCAGGTCGAAGGTCCTTGATCCTGACAGAAAAATGTTGGCTATGTAAGCCGAGCCTGCCAATAGGTCAGAGAACGCCAGATTGccaatgaagaaaaacatggcaGAGTGGAACTTCTTATTGCGGCAGACAGCAATCAGGACAAGCAGATTCTCCAGGATGATGATGGTGCAGAGGACGACTATCACAATGTGCAGGGTTGTGAGCTGTTTTTTATTCTCAATATGTTTATCCAGCTCCTCAGGAGTCATGTTCTTCGCATAGGCATAGTAGTAATGGATGAGACTCCGATTGTAGTACTGGGAATACTTGCTCTTCATGATGACAGGGTGGCAGAGCACAGCGGCTTTACGGCAAAGATTCATTCACACAGTGGAGATGTGCGGAGCGTCTACGCTGATAATCATTGTCTTCAAGAAATGGACAGGAAGAGGACCAAGGCTGGGAGGACCAACACCCGGTCCGGCAGTTGCGTCTACAGAGCTCTTTGTGGGtcacctgcagacacacagaaaagaagagaaagcaaTGGTTACTGACATGGTCCATTTTTAACCAGGCCATGACAAAGCAAACACTAATTTTTAGTCTCGAGCATAACAAAGTAACCAGGCAACAACCTGATTCTCCTTCTGTACAGGGTAAACCTAATGTTTTCTTGACTTCTTTTTGATCGTCATCCTtcaaatcttttaaaaagtgcagcaaaagttatcaaatgtttttcatttgcaCATTCATAAAGACTAAAATTCACATGACGTACATGAATTGCCACACAGTAAATGAATACACAGCTTTTTAGGACGCCCACGCAGGCAGCAGTCTTAGCCTGCTGTGATCGAAATGGGATGTACTAATTCATTGGCTAATAGGGGAATTTTACATttgaataataatacaaaaaaaactgacaaCCCATGCATGCAGGGATCATCTTCAAGTAGAAGAATACGTTCACTGTGTGGCAGTGTGCTGTGCTCACACAATGGACTGCATGTGCTTGCAGTCTGAAGGGGACATTCCACTAACCCTGTCCGAGCACTCTGTTGTCAACACAGAGCATTGTTGTGGGGAGCGGACTATTCCACTCCACTGAGCTACCTCTTGAAACTTCTGCATAGCTTGTGGATCAGTCAGACCTCTCCATCCTGCCCCTGTCCCTTCTGACCAGCTGATACCCAGAGAGTGTGGAAGGGTCCCTTACTAAAACTGTTCTATAGTGCATCATGAGCCAAAAAGATTCCAATTCAGTTTTTCAATATTCTGTGTATTTCAGTATTTCTACACCCACAATACGCTTTAGGTGCATGTGTTATAATATCTCATGTATCCTATGACTAAATATATAAACTAGGTTACTCGTGTGAAACCATGACAGGAAACTTTTGGATTAATAAGGTGTAAACTTTTATATTGAAgaaccaaaaaagaaaacaattcaaAACAGCTTTATGAACCACTAATGTTGTTTCAAATGACTGAGAGAGTCCTTTTCATGAAGAAACCTATAAACAAACCCAAACCAAGTAAATTGGCTGCAGTTAAggagctgaaaaacaaagaaaaaattgcGGGTCTGGAAATCTAATTAGAGGCGGCGCTGGTGTCTTAAACCTGTCAGAAGTAACAGGATccctctgcagaccagctcCAGAGGTAATTGAACACTGATGCTTCAACTTGTCTTCACAGCAGCTCTGAACTGGAAACCTTTAGTGGAAACTGCACTGCTGAAGCTCTTCGCCGTTATGCGGAGCTTTGAGTCAAAACCCAGGAGAGTGAAGGATGGAGAGGGATTGAGACAAAGGCAGACAGAGAGCATGCATGTGGAACGGTATCTGGACACAAAGGCAGGAATCTGAGACTCCGCCGTgacgtccacacacacacacacacacaaaggaatgAGTGTGACATGCAGCATAGCACAAGACTTTATTCTGCACGTGCTCTGATAtctatcttacacacacacagctaattGTGACGGTCCCCCCGCAGCCAGACAactcagacacacagctctttTTGGTTGCAGGCAAAAAACAGTGCACTGTTTCCTCAAGCAGGAACAAAGAACAATAGTCTCCTTCAGTGTGGAGAGCATTGCCCTTCAGCCTTAATAATGGGACAGCACAATTCCATTTGGTTGCTGTGTCTGTATCATGGCAGAAATGTATTTACAGTTAAGCCTTCGCTTATCAGAACCTCTCGACCTAGCTAATCTGTTTAGCTCCATTAATGGACACAAATGGGAGGCTTGAGGCTGAGCACGTGTGCCAGCTGCACTATCATTATTGCATTATGTTATATGATTGCATTTTATATTGACTTTAATATTGAAGAGTCAGCTGATAAGGAGTTCTTTATCTCAACATCCTGCAGTCCTCTTAGATGAAAAGACactgttttgtttcctctcagcTCTGTCTGGTTCTCTGTAAACTCTTCTCTCACATGTGTGCACTCAAGGTCCACCTGTCACCTGCAGACCTTGGCGTCTGTCATCAAGGGATTTCTCTATGTGTAGGAAACCTGACAGGCTGGTTTGCCTACAGCACCGTCTCGTAGCAGCCCTGCCCTACACCTCCACCTGCCATGTGCCATTCAGAGGTTTCCATGGTGATTGGTCAACAGGAGACTTCCTGCTTTGAAAGCCCTCCCCTTCAACACATTGTCAAAGTTGTGCCCTGCAttcgacccagacatccctgtCACACATCCACAGCAGACAAACACATTGTCAAAAATGTCACGCCATGTCACGAATGACTCCTTTCCTCTCCAACACAATGGGGCTCAAACCTAGAATTATTACTTTAGTTTATCAACAGTGTACTTTTGCAACTATGCTTAATATGACAAGTGAAGTGTTTATAGTGATACATTTACCAAGCATTTATAAGAGTTTATAAGTGTTTTAGAGGAGAAAAATCTAAATTACATCATACATTTCATATAGCATCAGAGGTCATTGAATGCatcttttatacatttgagtataaaagtacaaagacaacatatcaaatgttgaaactaaaactatgttatttttcaaaagaaaaatatatgctcaatttaaattaaaaaaatggggACAGGGGCCACAAATCCTGAAAAAGTTGTATTACTCTAGAAGAAAAACCCCTTGAGGAACATCTCCAACTAGTTATGTTAATGGACTGGTTATTAATATGATTGTGTATAAAAAGGACATTCCAGAGAGAGCCTCTGATGTTAACATGGGacgaggttcaccactctgtgcaTGAGCAAATACTTCAGCAATTAcaaaataatgttcctcagcgcAAAGTTGCAAAGAACTTGGGGATTTCATGATCTACAGTACATGATGTCATCAAAAGATTTAGAGATTCTGGAGAAACCTCTGTACAAAAGAGACAAGGCTGTAAACCAAAACTGGGTAGTCATGATGTTTGAGCCCTTAGTCcacactgcattataaacagacatgactctgtaaaaATTACTTTGAAACACCATTGTAGGTCAACACAGTATATTGCTGGattcacaaatgcaggttaaaacggTAGAGGAAACATGAAATGGCTGTGTCTTCTCTGGGCTCTAACCCATTTGATATGGACTATCCTAAACTGATAAACTGACATGTGGAAATTCCTATAGAAATCATGGAAACTGCAtcctctgctctgcttgttatcagcacacTGTTCAAAAGCCatcatccctgatggtatggggatacATAAGTGCTCATGGCATAGTTTGCACATCTGTAAGGGCACCATTAGTGCTGCAAAATATATATAGGTTCTGGAGCAACATAAAATCATCAAAATTATGCCTTTTTCACGGACCTTGCATATTTTCGCAATACAATGCTAAACCTCATTCTGCACGTCTCAAAGCAGCATGTCTCCGTAGTATAAGAGTCCAGATGCATAACTGTCctccattgaaaacatttggtgcatcatgaaatggaaaatatgacaacatttttaaagaagcatacatttttcattaaacaataaaattgtacagttttaacatttgatatgtagTCTTTTCACtatgtttaaattaaacaataaggttcaaataatttttaaaccatctgttttttattaacttttacaCTGCGTCTCAACTTCTTTGGAGTTGTACTTGTGGTTTCACAGTGAAGCTCAGGCACAGTCTGTGATGAAAGAAACAACTGTTGATGGGAGGGTTAAAATGACCTACCGACAGACTAAAAGCTGCCAAAGAAGAGACAGTCACCTGAGAcaggattcaaggattcaagaggattcaaggttttttattgtcataccaatacaagctgtcgcatgatatggaaCGAAATTCGTTTCTCAGGTCCCTCATTAAGCCAAAAAAAGAGCATACAATTAAGGGAAGACAtagtaataaatgtaaaaatattaatacaaatataaatataaaaatattgtgCATAatgcaattgaatgtgcaaatgtacagtgtgcaagTTTTTAGGTATTTTGAGATATCCTATCAGAGAGCTCATTGGCACCAATACTGAACGCATTTCACACCATTTGACAGTTGATGCAAAGATGCTCTCGAGGTGTTAACAAATGCTACCCGTGGGATTTTCACAGATTTACCCACACACTGACTCATGAAATCATGAAAAACTATCAGTCACGCAACCTTAGTTTCAAAAGCTGCTCATACagacaagattttttttcaacatccaAGCAAATGTTCTGCTGAAAACTGACTCTTGTTTCCTCCGAATCCTCACAACAGACAGAGTTCCCCTCATCAAGGGACTTCCGGCTGCACAAAAGCCTCCggtgtttttctttctaaaaCATCTGATAAGCACCAATTAGCAGAGCGTCTGCTAACCAGAAACCAAGGCAACGCCCCCCAATGACACCACCTGCCACCTGTGACACTCTACTTAAACCTAGATCCACTTTCTCTGGGGGGAAAGCACTTAA is part of the Notolabrus celidotus isolate fNotCel1 chromosome 20, fNotCel1.pri, whole genome shotgun sequence genome and harbors:
- the s1pr2 gene encoding sphingosine 1-phosphate receptor 2 — its product is MNLCRKAAVLCHPVIMKSKYSQYYNRSLIHYYYAYAKNMTPEELDKHIENKKQLTTLHIVIVVLCTIIILENLLVLIAVCRNKKFHSAMFFFIGNLAFSDLLAGSAYIANIFLSGSRTFDLVPVQWFIREGTAFIALAASVFSLLAIAIERYSAITKVKVYGSTKTCRMFILIGACWVTSILLGGLPIIGWNCINDRPECSAVLPLYSKRYILFVVTIFSLILLSIVILYVRIYLIVRSSHQEATNSPAYALLKTVTIVLGVFIMCWLPAFTILLLDSSCSIQFCPILSKADIFFGFATLNSALNPVIYTLRSKDMRKEFLRVLCCWGVLQSGRPADRCLVPLKSSSSLEHCTNKHEHQTTPIMQNCTTCV